Proteins encoded in a region of the Paenibacillus sp. W2I17 genome:
- a CDS encoding GerAB/ArcD/ProY family transporter: MNGSEGNISTRQAVVVIVNYMLGAGILTLPRTTSKAVGTPDVWISIILSGLIITGVGIILVTLCRRFPEKTVFQFTREITGSWIAYILGLSMIMYFMVIAAFEIRVMADVTGTYLLERTPTWAIVMVFMWIGIYLISGGLAVIVRVFEIILPITLIIFVIEILLSNQLFEIGNLRPVLGEGIMPVLKGLKPSLLAYTGYEVMFVMTAYMKNPKKSNVAMSWGIIISTLIYLITVVMVVGSLSLDGIKTRTWPTLDLVRSFEIQGLIFERFESLLLVIWIMQIFSSFTITHYCASVGIRDLFRTKKIKVIMYALLPLIYLTALMPKTVDETFALGDMLGNSSVILFATLPLLLLITSLIRKKGGKHA; the protein is encoded by the coding sequence GTGAACGGTTCCGAAGGAAATATTAGCACAAGGCAGGCCGTCGTAGTTATTGTTAATTACATGCTTGGCGCTGGGATCCTGACACTCCCTCGAACGACGAGTAAAGCTGTCGGAACGCCAGATGTCTGGATATCCATCATTCTGTCTGGACTGATTATTACGGGTGTCGGAATTATTCTGGTTACCCTGTGTCGCAGATTTCCGGAGAAAACAGTGTTCCAGTTCACTCGTGAAATTACGGGGAGCTGGATTGCTTACATATTGGGATTGTCTATGATTATGTATTTTATGGTGATTGCCGCATTCGAAATCAGGGTCATGGCTGATGTGACAGGAACGTACTTGCTTGAGCGAACACCAACATGGGCCATTGTGATGGTCTTTATGTGGATTGGCATATATTTGATCTCTGGCGGACTTGCTGTCATTGTGCGCGTATTTGAGATCATTTTGCCGATTACACTGATTATATTTGTGATTGAAATCTTGCTTAGTAATCAGTTATTTGAGATCGGCAATCTGAGACCCGTACTCGGAGAGGGTATCATGCCAGTCCTCAAAGGTTTGAAACCTTCGCTGCTGGCTTACACGGGGTACGAAGTCATGTTTGTCATGACTGCTTATATGAAAAACCCTAAAAAGAGCAATGTAGCCATGAGCTGGGGCATCATCATATCGACTCTGATTTATCTGATTACTGTTGTGATGGTTGTAGGCAGTCTGTCACTCGACGGCATCAAAACACGCACTTGGCCCACGCTGGATCTCGTAAGAAGCTTCGAGATTCAAGGTTTGATCTTTGAACGGTTTGAATCCTTGCTACTGGTCATCTGGATTATGCAGATATTCTCCAGCTTCACGATCACACACTATTGTGCTTCGGTAGGGATTCGGGATTTGTTTCGTACGAAGAAGATCAAGGTCATTATGTACGCCCTTCTGCCATTGATATATCTAACGGCATTGATGCCGAAAACCGTGGACGAAACCTTTGCACTGGGTGATATGTTGGGCAACTCATCCGTGATTTTATTTGCCACTTTACCTTTGTTGCTGCTGATTACAAGTCTGATTCGCAAAAAAGGAGGCAAACATGCATGA
- a CDS encoding LysR family transcriptional regulator has protein sequence MEIRQMENFITVCEELHFTRAAEKLGISQPTLSQQIRGLEDELGVPLFDRVGKKIVMTQAGTLFLEHCVQMIRHLQNTQDALAEFRNDQRGRLIIGVLPSDLDYRITPLLVDFHARFPKVQLKVISSIYVVNQVLENEVDIGIEITSAPDRRLVRIPLCSEEYVLVVSENHDWAERSTIEIQELRDIQTVMFPEGFTGRELVDGYCRKYGFTLNTIMETSSATSIISLVKANVGGTLLPYPLIKAMNEPTLRCIRITDDPPYRHFEIIHRSDRYLTQSAKAFIEKTIEYFNQR, from the coding sequence ATGGAGATTCGTCAAATGGAAAACTTTATTACAGTGTGTGAGGAGCTTCATTTTACACGGGCAGCTGAGAAACTTGGCATATCTCAACCTACGTTGAGTCAACAGATACGTGGGTTGGAGGATGAACTTGGTGTTCCTTTGTTTGACCGTGTCGGCAAAAAAATTGTGATGACCCAGGCAGGCACTCTGTTTCTGGAGCACTGTGTACAGATGATCCGGCATCTACAGAATACCCAAGATGCGTTGGCTGAATTTCGGAATGATCAGCGGGGACGATTGATTATTGGTGTTCTTCCATCCGATTTGGATTACCGTATCACTCCGCTGCTCGTTGATTTTCATGCCCGATTCCCCAAGGTGCAATTGAAGGTTATCTCTTCGATCTATGTCGTAAATCAAGTGTTGGAAAATGAAGTCGACATCGGCATCGAGATCACGTCTGCCCCTGATAGACGGCTTGTACGCATTCCTTTGTGCAGTGAAGAATATGTACTCGTCGTTTCCGAGAATCATGATTGGGCTGAACGAAGCACAATTGAAATTCAGGAGCTACGTGATATCCAAACGGTGATGTTTCCCGAAGGATTCACAGGAAGAGAATTGGTTGACGGCTATTGCCGTAAATATGGATTCACCTTAAATACCATCATGGAGACCAGTTCTGCAACCTCCATCATTAGCCTGGTCAAAGCCAACGTCGGAGGAACACTGCTGCCTTATCCTCTGATCAAAGCCATGAATGAGCCTACGCTACGTTGCATCCGAATTACAGACGATCCGCCATACCGGCACTTTGAGATCATCCATCGGTCCGACCGTTACCTGACGCAATCGGCCAAGGCATTTATTGAGAAAACAATCGAGTATTTCAATCAAAGGTGA
- a CDS encoding PAS domain-containing methyl-accepting chemotaxis protein — MSILDMEKKDVVTDAMVIKAMEKSLAIIRFDLDRRVTYVNEVFAQTMGYTVDEMYGMKHQQLCFGQFANTPDYDAFWNSIFNGVSFQDKVERKDAKGNSVWLEATYMPVYDETNQKILGVSKIATNITNRQNNISVVVNELKTMSHELNGQADVGIERSQELMSSISYISEVSTSNRATLTHLQEQAGSIQGVVRTIREISSQTQLLALNAAIEAAHAGEYGRGFDIVAKEVKKLSAMVESSINEIRDSVTGITKEIGNITGGTKKVEEYVEQSQKQIEIALNDFTAIAASAHLLDAKAEHVTRIV, encoded by the coding sequence GTGTCTATATTAGATATGGAAAAGAAAGATGTTGTCACCGATGCAATGGTCATCAAGGCGATGGAGAAAAGTCTTGCTATCATTCGATTTGATCTGGATCGCCGGGTAACCTACGTGAATGAAGTCTTTGCCCAGACGATGGGATATACGGTAGATGAGATGTACGGCATGAAACATCAGCAACTATGCTTCGGTCAATTTGCAAATACCCCGGACTATGATGCTTTTTGGAATAGCATATTTAATGGTGTCAGCTTCCAGGACAAGGTTGAACGCAAGGATGCAAAGGGGAATTCCGTATGGCTTGAGGCGACATATATGCCGGTGTACGATGAGACGAATCAGAAGATACTGGGTGTCTCCAAAATCGCCACCAACATTACCAACCGTCAGAACAACATTTCGGTCGTAGTGAATGAGCTGAAAACGATGTCTCATGAACTAAATGGGCAGGCAGATGTAGGCATTGAACGCAGTCAGGAATTGATGTCAAGTATCTCCTATATTTCTGAGGTGTCCACTTCTAACCGTGCAACGTTGACTCATTTGCAGGAACAAGCCGGATCGATTCAGGGGGTGGTACGAACGATACGCGAGATTTCGTCTCAGACGCAACTGCTCGCGTTGAATGCTGCCATTGAGGCTGCACATGCAGGAGAATACGGACGAGGATTCGATATCGTGGCCAAGGAAGTTAAGAAACTATCCGCAATGGTGGAGAGTTCGATTAATGAGATTCGAGATAGCGTGACTGGAATAACCAAGGAAATTGGTAATATTACAGGCGGTACCAAAAAAGTAGAAGAATATGTGGAGCAGAGCCAGAAGCAGATTGAGATCGCATTGAATGATTTTACAGCAATTGCTGCTTCAGCTCACTTGTTGGATGCCAAAGCGGAGCATGTAACAAGAATCGTATAA
- a CDS encoding CynX/NimT family MFS transporter: MKLFYIVLALILASLNLRPPITSISPLMSTIQNDLGLSGMTASLLTTLPVLCMGIFAPFSVRLSRRWGNEGAIVLALILIGIGTGLRLFVGATPLMMFTSFLSGVGIALAGPLLSSFIKQYFPNRVAAMVGIYSTAMVMGASISVGLSVPLQHTLGGSWRGSLATWALLAAIALPIWLKLAWSARTERQSGQTSAVIHAPLPVKNRRAWVLTLFFGLMAAIFYSLTAWLAPAIQSHGYSQETAGNIQTLFTLISLPSTLFIPMLVHRYQRRVFWLVGCAMLELTGVLMLNLSVSPWLAAIPLGIGAGGLFPIALMLPIDETNNAQEASSWSAMTQSGGYILGALGPLAIGWLRDLTGSFVQAFYGLAIIIVLQIIVQLAIGNKRSLKISQEQS; the protein is encoded by the coding sequence ATGAAACTTTTTTATATTGTATTGGCGCTTATTCTGGCTTCACTGAACTTAAGACCACCAATTACTTCCATTTCTCCTCTGATGAGTACCATACAGAATGATCTGGGTTTGAGTGGCATGACCGCCAGTCTGTTAACTACACTACCGGTATTATGTATGGGCATATTCGCTCCATTCTCTGTAAGACTAAGTAGAAGGTGGGGGAACGAAGGTGCCATTGTGCTGGCTTTAATCCTTATTGGGATAGGTACAGGATTACGATTGTTCGTAGGCGCAACTCCGTTGATGATGTTCACTTCTTTTCTGTCAGGTGTAGGGATTGCATTGGCAGGGCCGCTGTTGTCCAGCTTCATTAAGCAGTATTTCCCTAACCGAGTGGCAGCCATGGTCGGCATCTACTCTACAGCAATGGTGATGGGGGCCAGCATTAGTGTGGGATTATCGGTTCCGCTTCAGCATACGTTGGGGGGATCTTGGAGAGGTTCTTTGGCTACATGGGCATTACTCGCTGCCATTGCATTGCCGATCTGGTTAAAATTAGCTTGGTCTGCGCGTACAGAGCGACAATCCGGACAAACCTCGGCTGTCATTCATGCACCACTTCCGGTGAAGAACAGGCGTGCATGGGTGCTGACACTGTTCTTCGGACTGATGGCCGCGATCTTCTATTCATTAACCGCCTGGCTTGCGCCAGCCATTCAAAGCCATGGATATAGCCAAGAGACTGCTGGCAACATCCAAACGTTATTTACATTGATATCACTGCCCTCAACGTTATTCATTCCCATGCTTGTACACCGATACCAAAGACGTGTCTTCTGGCTTGTTGGATGTGCGATGTTGGAGTTAACAGGTGTCCTGATGCTGAATCTCTCTGTCAGTCCGTGGCTCGCGGCGATCCCTCTCGGTATTGGTGCAGGTGGACTGTTCCCGATTGCACTCATGTTGCCGATTGATGAGACAAACAATGCTCAGGAAGCTAGCAGCTGGTCGGCTATGACTCAATCTGGTGGCTACATTCTTGGAGCACTTGGGCCGCTGGCGATTGGTTGGCTCCGCGATCTAACAGGCAGCTTCGTGCAAGCATTTTATGGTTTGGCTATCATCATCGTGTTGCAGATTATCGTTCAATTGGCTATTGGCAATAAAAGAAGTTTAAAAATTAGCCAGGAGCAGAGCTAA
- a CDS encoding VOC family protein encodes MNFEVIPFLSMNGDAAAAIAFYEEFLGAKVIFKKSYKEMKEMNPGFEYPAGQDEYITHSVLEIGVNKVMIAEEAMDTERAWQLGNSTSLCIQSKDKNTIDQLYHSLMQHEGVKVLVPYEQNEFSPGYGIVRDPFGIAIQLCVTVHDF; translated from the coding sequence ATGAATTTTGAAGTGATACCATTTTTGTCGATGAACGGGGATGCGGCGGCAGCCATTGCTTTTTATGAGGAGTTTCTGGGCGCCAAGGTGATATTCAAGAAAAGTTATAAAGAGATGAAGGAGATGAACCCGGGCTTCGAGTACCCTGCCGGTCAAGATGAGTATATTACACATTCGGTGCTGGAGATTGGGGTTAACAAAGTCATGATTGCGGAAGAAGCAATGGATACGGAGAGAGCATGGCAGCTGGGGAACAGCACGTCACTATGTATTCAATCCAAGGATAAAAATACAATCGATCAACTGTATCATTCTCTGATGCAACATGAGGGTGTGAAGGTACTGGTACCGTATGAACAAAATGAATTCAGCCCAGGATACGGCATTGTACGGGATCCATTCGGCATTGCGATTCAGCTATGTGTAACTGTGCACGATTTTTAA
- a CDS encoding VOC family protein, translating to MITRGIDHIGITVPDMEQATLFLQQAFGAQLAYDHITPDDPPQEGPEVERKLGLRSGAKVIHIRMLSLGESASIELFQYTNTAQSEPVRASDYGLQHMALYVDDMQEAARHFKEAGGVLLTEPGALSGHIEGGEGNQFVYGRAPWGMLIELISYPAGIQYPNHSEAKRWTPRKK from the coding sequence ATGATTACGAGAGGAATTGACCATATTGGAATAACTGTACCGGATATGGAGCAGGCGACACTATTTCTACAACAGGCGTTTGGAGCTCAACTTGCCTATGACCATATAACGCCGGATGATCCCCCACAGGAAGGACCCGAGGTAGAGCGTAAATTAGGACTGCGTTCAGGAGCAAAGGTTATTCATATTCGGATGTTATCGCTTGGGGAGAGCGCCAGTATAGAGCTATTTCAGTACACGAATACAGCACAATCTGAGCCAGTTAGGGCATCGGATTACGGATTGCAGCATATGGCATTGTATGTGGACGATATGCAAGAAGCTGCACGACACTTCAAAGAAGCGGGCGGGGTGTTACTAACAGAGCCTGGGGCGTTGTCCGGTCATATTGAAGGCGGGGAAGGCAATCAGTTTGTGTATGGAAGAGCACCTTGGGGGATGCTGATCGAGCTGATCTCCTACCCTGCGGGCATCCAGTATCCGAATCACAGTGAAGCGAAGCGCTGGACACCACGAAAAAAATAA
- a CDS encoding YafY family protein, translating to MKKSERMNQMLRFINQKQQFTLQDLMQEFQISKRTALRDITSLEELGAPIYVEYGRYGGYRLLQQMQLPPISFNTGELHALYVAMQALRSFSSLPFQVSFRTIHEKFMSALSDKQRQDIENIQHRVYFQHTEQIRDSAHLEFLLMAAVQNIVIQITYANQRRSSDQRPSSAHTNIRTIQPIALYARKGYWYCQAYDLHKQAYRVFRCDRIISAETTEIEPLTHVKELYSQDAQSLWKPSEQAIPFKCLIDEAGMELFQQEHFPSMQIIEKMGHMYLVGSYEPHELDFIVRYLAGYGKSIKIMEPVILQKALRQYYLDLLDHV from the coding sequence ATGAAAAAATCAGAACGTATGAACCAGATGCTGCGCTTTATTAATCAAAAACAACAGTTCACTCTGCAAGATCTCATGCAGGAGTTCCAGATCTCCAAACGAACTGCGTTAAGAGATATCACTTCATTGGAAGAGTTAGGTGCGCCCATCTATGTCGAATATGGACGCTACGGCGGATATCGACTGCTGCAACAGATGCAACTGCCTCCCATTTCGTTTAATACGGGTGAGCTTCATGCCCTTTATGTTGCGATGCAGGCTCTCCGCAGCTTCTCCAGCTTACCCTTTCAAGTCTCTTTCCGTACCATTCATGAGAAATTTATGAGCGCGTTATCCGACAAGCAACGACAGGATATTGAGAACATCCAACACCGGGTTTACTTCCAACATACGGAGCAGATCCGCGATAGTGCACATTTGGAATTTCTGTTGATGGCTGCTGTTCAGAATATAGTGATCCAGATTACGTACGCTAATCAGCGTAGATCCTCTGATCAAAGGCCATCTTCTGCACACACCAATATCCGCACCATTCAACCCATCGCGCTCTATGCCAGGAAAGGCTATTGGTATTGCCAGGCCTATGATCTGCATAAACAAGCTTATCGTGTATTCCGCTGCGACCGCATCATTTCAGCCGAAACAACAGAGATTGAACCTTTAACTCATGTAAAGGAACTCTATTCACAGGATGCCCAATCTCTATGGAAACCATCGGAACAAGCAATTCCATTCAAATGCCTGATTGATGAAGCCGGGATGGAGCTATTCCAGCAAGAACATTTTCCATCTATGCAGATCATCGAGAAGATGGGACACATGTATCTTGTCGGTTCGTATGAACCTCACGAGCTTGATTTCATAGTGAGATATCTTGCAGGCTATGGTAAATCGATTAAGATTATGGAGCCCGTCATCTTACAGAAAGCATTAAGGCAGTACTACCTGGACTTGTTGGATCATGTATAA
- a CDS encoding VOC family protein → MKIREVGLLTHQVEAIKEYYGTLLELNLVEDNATCVSFRAGNSVLSFKKAPEQEKPYYHVAFTIPTNKLADAKRWAQDRNIPLLSKDGQDEFYFPYWDATAFYFYDPSGNLMEFIAHHSLDNAVDEAFEVKHLLCISEIGLPVDDVPETMNTLNKHYQLEPFAGDGKQFSPTGDAEGMFIVIDKQKPWFPDGRMPGVFATEVKVETGQPGSLRIQDDMYSIESI, encoded by the coding sequence ATGAAAATAAGAGAAGTTGGTTTATTGACACATCAGGTCGAGGCCATAAAAGAGTATTACGGTACACTACTGGAATTGAATCTTGTGGAGGATAATGCAACATGCGTTTCATTCCGTGCGGGGAACTCAGTCCTATCTTTCAAGAAGGCGCCAGAACAAGAGAAGCCCTACTATCATGTAGCGTTTACGATTCCAACGAATAAACTTGCTGATGCAAAAAGGTGGGCTCAAGACCGTAACATTCCATTGCTCTCCAAAGATGGACAGGATGAATTTTATTTCCCCTACTGGGATGCAACAGCCTTCTATTTTTATGATCCAAGCGGCAACTTGATGGAATTTATCGCTCACCATTCACTCGATAACGCAGTCGATGAAGCTTTTGAAGTGAAGCATCTGTTATGTATTAGTGAAATCGGTCTGCCCGTCGATGATGTTCCTGAGACAATGAACACATTGAATAAGCATTATCAACTTGAACCATTTGCCGGAGACGGAAAACAATTCTCCCCCACGGGTGATGCAGAAGGCATGTTTATTGTCATTGATAAACAGAAGCCTTGGTTCCCAGACGGGCGTATGCCTGGTGTATTTGCCACGGAGGTAAAAGTTGAAACTGGGCAGCCCGGTAGTCTGCGTATACAGGACGATATGTACTCGATTGAATCGATATGA
- a CDS encoding MerR family transcriptional regulator encodes MKISEVANHVNLPISTIRYYEKIGIIPDEHMLRDHNNYRIYAQSIIQHLEVVKQCLAVGFTIHEIQSMISKHGFSSNDQASIIQAKISEIEETQNKLENSKQNLYEILKSDITCEDGFGKY; translated from the coding sequence ATGAAGATTAGTGAAGTAGCGAACCATGTAAACCTTCCGATATCCACGATTCGTTACTACGAGAAAATAGGTATTATCCCGGATGAACATATGCTGAGAGATCATAATAACTATCGAATATATGCGCAGAGCATTATTCAGCATCTGGAAGTGGTCAAACAATGTTTAGCTGTTGGTTTTACGATCCATGAGATCCAATCTATGATCTCTAAACATGGGTTTTCAAGTAATGATCAAGCAAGCATTATCCAAGCGAAAATATCAGAAATTGAAGAAACACAAAATAAATTAGAGAATTCCAAACAAAATCTGTACGAAATTCTTAAATCGGATATCACGTGTGAGGATGGTTTTGGTAAGTATTAA
- a CDS encoding Ger(x)C family spore germination protein yields the protein MIRFFMLLRVAFALSVLLLISGCWSSREIEELSVYVGLGIDIAKETEFEKDIAAQGGTYPKNNYITATVQIAPGSSNSKQSGQSGSPASGKTSYSNEQLTGDSLLQIFRQFALRRDRPLIGHHLKVIVVSKDIAKKYGLDQLLDFVLRDNDIRPNCLVLISHHRAVDVLTSDDPSRIPAFYLTGITGNSYLSNKILDPVLLSKLDAQMQSGSSFLLQNVLYSNGEGKFSGGSIFDGKTTKFIGELSQTDLEGLSWIKPKEKGGVLKTYNKAGFTVVYEMKKKKTKVIPKVVGNDISFHVKVESEGWLMEDWRSPEREEKGDYLRELEKEFSELAEQQIRQVLYKLQHTYKVDVADFRDSLRIKEPKTWKKVKDDWDNIFSTVPITYDVKMTITNPGSSTE from the coding sequence ATGATTCGTTTTTTTATGCTTTTACGTGTAGCCTTTGCTTTGTCGGTCCTTCTGTTAATATCCGGATGCTGGAGCAGTAGGGAGATCGAGGAACTAAGTGTCTATGTTGGTCTCGGGATCGATATCGCTAAAGAAACAGAATTTGAGAAGGACATCGCTGCTCAGGGAGGAACGTATCCAAAGAATAATTATATAACGGCTACCGTGCAGATTGCTCCGGGCAGTTCCAACAGTAAACAGAGCGGACAATCCGGTTCACCTGCTTCTGGAAAGACGTCCTATTCCAATGAACAGCTTACTGGAGATTCCTTGCTGCAAATCTTTCGTCAGTTTGCACTAAGGCGAGATCGTCCACTTATCGGACATCATCTGAAGGTTATCGTTGTCTCCAAGGATATTGCCAAAAAGTATGGTCTGGACCAGCTGCTTGATTTTGTACTTCGGGATAACGATATTCGTCCAAATTGTCTGGTACTGATAAGTCATCATCGTGCCGTGGATGTCCTGACTTCAGATGATCCCTCCCGGATTCCAGCATTTTATCTAACAGGTATTACCGGTAATTCGTACTTGTCCAACAAAATCCTGGATCCCGTTTTGCTCTCCAAATTAGATGCCCAAATGCAATCTGGTTCCAGTTTCTTGCTCCAGAATGTACTGTACTCCAATGGAGAGGGCAAGTTCTCAGGTGGCAGCATATTCGATGGAAAAACAACTAAGTTTATTGGAGAACTAAGTCAAACGGATCTGGAAGGTTTATCGTGGATCAAGCCTAAAGAAAAAGGAGGCGTCTTGAAGACTTACAACAAAGCGGGATTCACCGTTGTATACGAAATGAAGAAGAAGAAAACAAAAGTAATTCCCAAGGTGGTTGGTAATGACATTTCATTCCATGTAAAGGTCGAATCCGAAGGCTGGTTGATGGAAGATTGGCGTTCTCCCGAAAGAGAGGAAAAAGGGGATTATCTTAGAGAACTAGAAAAAGAATTTTCTGAACTGGCCGAACAACAGATTCGACAGGTGTTATACAAACTTCAGCATACCTATAAAGTAGATGTTGCGGATTTTCGGGATAGCTTGCGTATCAAAGAACCCAAAACATGGAAGAAAGTCAAAGATGACTGGGACAACATTTTTAGTACCGTGCCAATCACGTACGATGTGAAGATGACCATTACCAATCCGGGATCTTCCACCGAATAG
- a CDS encoding spore germination protein — MWSKIVSYVPDWTIWIQAFLVLIVPIGITVTMRWINAAIKRGTFSRSKKTSISSKDISPATAGQGQGTETGHYANIKITGKYNTDLISVRESFGQNADVHIREFTIRGTNTRAAVIYTEGLVDQDLIDDHLISPLMLEGVPELKREGFLHPDNAHLLSAYLQNQLLPVSLVEETKSLQEVAVGVLFGKNALLVDGLPGALLIGAHKIKTRGVNEPVSEGLLRGPRIGFTEQLSDNTGILRRYGSDQSLFIQKYEVGSRIKKDLAVAYIQDIADPNLVAEVGKRIEAMDMDSMLESGYVEQLIEDNTLSPFQQVLNTERPDRVMGALLEGRVAILLDGTPFVLIVPVTFSMLLQSPEDYYERWIPGTFLRMLRFMSAMLALLAPALYISFISFHPGLIPTKLVLTIIETRTGVPFPSIIEVLIMELSIEILREAGIRLPKPIAPAMGIVGGLIIGQAAVQAGIISQFLVIVVAVTAISSFTIPVYSAGITLRILRFAAMFSAAVLGLFGVVMFFLLICTHLARLSSFGVPYVAPAVPYHFGEWKDFFIRAPLNMMRKRPEMSSPIDKDRKK; from the coding sequence ATGTGGTCAAAAATTGTATCCTACGTACCGGATTGGACTATATGGATTCAGGCATTTTTGGTCCTTATCGTACCAATCGGCATTACAGTAACCATGCGGTGGATCAATGCCGCCATTAAGCGTGGAACCTTCTCTCGTTCCAAAAAAACCTCCATATCCTCGAAAGATATTTCTCCTGCTACCGCGGGTCAGGGACAGGGAACCGAAACGGGCCACTATGCCAATATTAAAATAACCGGCAAGTACAATACGGATCTGATTAGCGTAAGAGAAAGCTTTGGTCAAAATGCTGATGTGCATATTCGGGAGTTTACCATTAGAGGTACCAATACACGGGCAGCTGTCATATATACCGAAGGCCTGGTAGATCAAGACTTAATCGATGATCACCTGATTTCACCGCTAATGTTGGAAGGCGTTCCAGAGCTTAAGCGGGAGGGTTTCCTCCATCCGGATAATGCGCATTTACTGTCGGCCTACCTACAAAATCAATTACTACCTGTCAGTCTGGTTGAGGAGACCAAGTCCCTCCAAGAGGTCGCAGTTGGCGTGCTTTTTGGCAAAAATGCACTGTTGGTCGATGGATTGCCGGGGGCGCTGTTAATTGGAGCTCATAAGATCAAAACACGTGGTGTGAATGAACCGGTGTCAGAGGGGTTGCTCCGTGGCCCCCGAATTGGTTTTACAGAACAGTTAAGTGATAACACAGGTATTTTACGTCGGTATGGTAGTGATCAGAGCCTCTTTATTCAGAAGTATGAAGTAGGTTCACGGATCAAAAAAGATTTGGCTGTTGCCTATATTCAGGATATTGCTGATCCTAATCTCGTGGCGGAAGTCGGAAAGCGAATTGAAGCGATGGATATGGATTCCATGTTGGAATCCGGGTATGTTGAACAGCTCATCGAAGACAATACGCTCAGTCCGTTTCAACAAGTGTTGAATACAGAAAGGCCAGACCGGGTGATGGGTGCTTTGCTGGAAGGGCGAGTGGCTATTTTATTGGATGGGACGCCATTTGTCTTAATTGTGCCAGTGACTTTCAGCATGTTGCTCCAATCTCCCGAGGATTACTATGAACGATGGATTCCTGGAACATTCCTGCGAATGCTGCGCTTTATGTCCGCCATGCTGGCCTTGCTAGCTCCTGCGCTCTATATCTCGTTTATCTCGTTCCATCCGGGACTTATCCCAACCAAGCTGGTATTGACGATCATTGAAACGCGGACGGGAGTGCCGTTTCCTTCAATTATCGAAGTACTGATCATGGAACTTTCAATTGAGATTCTGAGGGAAGCCGGGATTCGTCTACCTAAGCCGATTGCACCAGCGATGGGTATCGTTGGAGGTCTGATTATCGGCCAGGCTGCTGTACAGGCCGGGATTATCAGCCAATTCCTGGTCATCGTTGTTGCAGTTACCGCCATATCCTCCTTTACGATCCCTGTCTATAGTGCCGGCATCACACTGCGAATTCTGCGATTTGCTGCCATGTTTAGCGCGGCTGTACTCGGATTGTTTGGCGTGGTTATGTTCTTTCTCCTTATATGTACCCATCTTGCGAGACTCTCGAGCTTTGGCGTACCTTATGTTGCACCGGCCGTTCCTTATCACTTTGGGGAATGGAAGGATTTCTTTATCCGTGCTCCGCTAAATATGATGAGGAAGCGTCCCGAGATGTCTAGTCCAATAGATAAAGACCGAAAAAAATAA
- a CDS encoding nitroreductase family protein: MNTITGQFNKTNDFDTIVLERHSVKVYDPEVKISREEMTEILAKASRAPSAINMQPWRFLVIDSAEGKEKLAPLASFNQTQALTSSAVIAVFYDANNVEYMEEIFRKSVELGYMPQDIMDMQMQQVKPYYANINVSELRDMNLIDSGLISMQLMLVARAHGYDTNPMAGYDKGQIAEAFGLDKERFQPVMLISIGKAAKDGYPSYRLPVETITTWA; encoded by the coding sequence ATGAATACAATTACCGGCCAATTCAACAAAACAAATGATTTTGATACCATCGTCTTGGAGCGCCATTCCGTTAAAGTCTACGACCCTGAAGTGAAAATCAGTCGCGAGGAGATGACCGAAATACTGGCGAAAGCTTCACGTGCCCCTTCGGCCATTAACATGCAACCTTGGCGTTTTCTTGTTATCGACAGTGCTGAAGGCAAAGAGAAACTTGCACCACTGGCCTCTTTTAACCAGACACAGGCACTAACGTCTTCCGCTGTCATTGCCGTATTTTACGATGCTAACAACGTTGAATACATGGAAGAGATCTTCAGAAAATCAGTGGAACTTGGATACATGCCCCAAGACATCATGGATATGCAGATGCAGCAGGTAAAACCTTATTATGCGAACATAAACGTATCCGAATTGCGTGACATGAACCTCATTGACTCAGGCCTCATATCCATGCAACTCATGCTCGTTGCCCGTGCTCATGGCTATGATACGAACCCTATGGCTGGTTATGACAAAGGTCAGATCGCCGAAGCGTTCGGCCTGGATAAAGAACGGTTCCAGCCCGTGATGTTGATCTCCATAGGCAAAGCAGCCAAAGATGGCTATCCTTCCTATCGTCTCCCGGTTGAAACGATTACAACTTGGGCATAA